A stretch of the Mycobacterium sp. ITM-2016-00317 genome encodes the following:
- a CDS encoding SAM-dependent methyltransferase, protein MAESSIVVRPEPMDSSSYSAASRLQAAGLQAATAIFERAADAVPLPDPSQSIMIADYGAANGYNSLLPIGAAIARLRKRTRSEHPVLVTHTDRPDNDFSALFHTLENDPDTYLRKDKATYAAAVGRSFYSQILPSNSVHLGWSSWAIHWLTRVPCAIEGHIQVNFCTDDAVRSAFARQAAEDWHEFVAFRGRELCPGGRLVVMTMAVGDDDDSGFRPLMSALTDTLGELTGDGLLTADETGRMCIPTVARRAADFVAPFAPSGRFERLEIEHLEIFDATDRFWDRYCKDRDARAFGAKWAAFARASVFPALALALHEGAADSRTAEFFDRLERGVAERMSRSPEQTRIPLAHVVLVKRR, encoded by the coding sequence ATGGCGGAATCCAGCATCGTGGTGCGCCCTGAGCCGATGGACAGCAGTTCCTACAGCGCCGCGTCGCGCCTGCAGGCAGCGGGCCTGCAGGCCGCGACGGCGATCTTCGAGCGCGCAGCCGACGCGGTGCCGCTGCCCGATCCGTCCCAGTCGATCATGATCGCCGATTACGGCGCCGCCAACGGGTACAACTCGCTGCTGCCGATCGGGGCGGCGATCGCGCGTCTGCGGAAACGCACCCGGTCCGAGCATCCGGTGCTGGTCACCCACACCGACCGCCCGGACAACGACTTCAGCGCGTTGTTCCACACCCTGGAGAACGACCCGGACACCTACCTGCGCAAGGACAAGGCCACCTACGCCGCGGCCGTCGGCCGGTCCTTCTACTCGCAGATCCTGCCGTCCAACAGCGTGCACCTGGGGTGGAGTTCGTGGGCGATCCACTGGCTGACCCGGGTGCCGTGCGCCATCGAGGGCCACATCCAGGTGAACTTCTGCACCGACGACGCGGTGCGCTCCGCGTTCGCCCGGCAGGCCGCGGAGGACTGGCACGAGTTCGTCGCGTTCCGGGGCCGCGAGCTGTGTCCCGGTGGGCGGCTGGTGGTGATGACGATGGCGGTCGGGGACGACGACGACTCCGGTTTCCGGCCGCTGATGTCGGCGCTGACCGACACCCTCGGCGAACTGACCGGCGACGGGCTGCTGACCGCCGACGAAACCGGCCGGATGTGCATCCCCACCGTCGCCCGCCGGGCAGCCGATTTCGTCGCGCCGTTCGCGCCGTCGGGCCGCTTCGAGCGGCTGGAGATCGAGCATCTGGAAATCTTCGACGCCACCGACCGGTTCTGGGACCGCTACTGCAAAGACCGTGACGCGCGGGCTTTCGGCGCGAAGTGGGCGGCGTTCGCCCGCGCGTCGGTGTTCCCGGCGCTGGCGCTGGCACTGCACGAAGGCGCCGCGGACTCGCGCACGGCCGAGTTCTTCGACCGACTGGAAAGGGGGGTCGCCGAGCGGATGAGCCGATCCCCCGAACAGACCCGCATTCCGCTGGCCCACGTGGTACTGGTCAAACGGCGTTAG
- a CDS encoding dihydrodipicolinate reductase → MRDDVKRVVVWGTGFVGRMVIPEIVRHPRFELVGVGVSNPDKVGRDVGDICGLGRDIGLTATDDVDALIALKPDALVHYGPTAAHAEANIELITRFLRAGIDVCSTAMTPWIWPTMHVNPPNWIEPITVACELGESSCFTTGIDPGFANDLFPMTLMGLCSEVRRVRASELLDYTNYEGDYDREMGIGRPPEYRAMLENPDILVFAWGATVPMIAEAAGIMLDDITTTWEKWVTPDERKTAKGVIAPGNVAAVRFTINGVYQGETRIQLEHVNRIGNDAAPDWPSGKDNDVYRVDIEGTPSIFQETAFRFTDGSGRDAAAAGCLATGLRALNAVPAVNDLSPGWVTALDLPLIPGAGTIR, encoded by the coding sequence ATGCGCGACGACGTGAAGCGGGTGGTCGTCTGGGGCACCGGGTTCGTCGGCCGGATGGTGATCCCCGAGATCGTCCGTCATCCCCGGTTCGAACTCGTCGGTGTCGGGGTCAGTAATCCCGACAAGGTCGGCCGCGACGTCGGTGACATCTGCGGGCTGGGCCGCGACATCGGGCTGACCGCCACCGATGACGTCGACGCGCTGATCGCGCTCAAACCCGACGCGCTGGTGCACTACGGCCCGACCGCCGCGCACGCCGAGGCCAACATCGAGTTGATCACCCGGTTCCTGCGCGCCGGGATCGACGTGTGCTCGACCGCGATGACGCCGTGGATCTGGCCGACGATGCATGTGAACCCGCCCAACTGGATCGAGCCGATCACCGTGGCCTGCGAGCTCGGCGAGTCGTCGTGCTTCACCACCGGCATCGACCCGGGCTTCGCCAACGACCTGTTCCCGATGACGCTGATGGGCCTGTGTTCGGAGGTCCGCCGGGTGCGTGCCTCCGAACTGCTGGACTACACCAATTACGAAGGTGACTACGACCGCGAGATGGGCATCGGCAGGCCGCCCGAGTACCGCGCGATGCTGGAGAACCCCGACATCCTGGTGTTCGCCTGGGGCGCAACGGTTCCGATGATCGCCGAGGCTGCGGGCATCATGCTCGACGACATCACCACGACGTGGGAGAAGTGGGTGACCCCCGACGAGCGCAAGACCGCCAAAGGTGTGATCGCGCCGGGGAACGTCGCCGCGGTGCGGTTCACCATCAACGGCGTCTACCAGGGGGAGACCCGCATCCAGCTGGAGCACGTGAACCGGATCGGCAACGACGCCGCGCCGGACTGGCCGTCGGGCAAGGACAACGACGTCTACCGGGTCGACATCGAGGGCACCCCGAGCATCTTCCAGGAGACCGCGTTCCGGTTCACCGACGGTTCTGGCCGCGACGCCGCAGCGGCGGGCTGCCTGGCGACCGGGCTTCGTGCGCTCAACGCGGTGCCCGCCGTCAACGACCTGTCGCCCGGCTGGGTCACCGCTCTGGACCTGCCGCTGATCCCCGGGGCCGGGACGATCCGCTAA
- a CDS encoding ABC transporter substrate-binding protein, with the protein MARAAVRTAVLVICMCMAALTGCSTGERVDLGQGTSGALVAAIAGEPDQLDPHKTTAYFSFEVLENVFDTLVEPDENLEMQPALAESWEVSPDQLTWTFRLRPGVTFHDGAPLTADDVVFSYRRIIDEQLPNSDKFSAVQAVEAPDPATVVIRVDRPTPNMLTNIGGFKGMAIVSRANVESGQIATHPVGTGPFSFLGQKSGDSISLGANPDYWGGAPGVSGVTFRFISEPSTAMSALQAGEVDWTDSVPPQRVTQLHGDESVELAVTPSNDYWYLALNEAREPWNDVRVRQAIAYAIDRDAIVQATSYGTAAVNQLAIPEGNPWFTPYDRYASGGLDRARELLQEAGAQPGELDMLVTTEYPETVTAAQIIADNLAPLGITVSIRTVDFATWLDEQNSGNFDMLMMGWLGNIDPDDFYYAQHHTDGPNNAQKFSDPEVDRLLNAGRVETDETARKGVYADAATRIADEVSYIYLYNPSVIQAWNPALSGYDARRDGAVRFRTATLDADGGV; encoded by the coding sequence ATGGCGAGAGCGGCGGTGAGGACCGCTGTTCTCGTCATATGTATGTGTATGGCTGCTCTAACCGGTTGCTCGACCGGCGAACGGGTCGATCTGGGCCAGGGCACCTCGGGTGCGCTGGTGGCCGCGATCGCCGGTGAACCCGACCAGCTCGACCCCCACAAGACGACGGCCTACTTCTCGTTCGAGGTGCTGGAGAACGTGTTCGACACCCTCGTCGAACCCGACGAGAACCTGGAGATGCAACCGGCGCTGGCCGAGTCCTGGGAGGTCAGTCCGGACCAGCTCACCTGGACCTTCCGGCTGCGCCCCGGCGTCACGTTCCACGACGGCGCCCCGCTGACCGCCGACGACGTGGTGTTCTCCTACCGGCGCATCATCGACGAGCAGCTGCCCAACTCCGACAAGTTCAGCGCGGTGCAGGCGGTGGAGGCTCCGGACCCGGCCACCGTGGTCATCCGAGTGGATCGGCCGACGCCGAACATGCTGACCAACATCGGCGGGTTCAAAGGCATGGCGATCGTGTCGCGGGCCAACGTCGAGAGCGGGCAGATCGCCACCCATCCGGTCGGAACCGGGCCGTTCAGCTTTCTCGGGCAGAAGAGCGGTGACTCGATCTCGCTGGGCGCCAACCCGGACTACTGGGGCGGCGCTCCCGGCGTCTCGGGGGTCACGTTCCGGTTCATCTCCGAACCGTCGACGGCGATGTCGGCGCTGCAGGCCGGCGAGGTCGACTGGACGGATTCGGTACCGCCGCAACGGGTGACGCAGCTGCACGGCGACGAGTCCGTCGAACTGGCGGTCACCCCCAGCAACGACTACTGGTATCTGGCCCTCAACGAGGCCCGCGAGCCGTGGAACGACGTGCGGGTGCGCCAGGCGATCGCGTACGCCATCGACCGCGACGCGATCGTGCAGGCGACCAGCTACGGCACCGCGGCGGTCAACCAGCTCGCGATACCGGAGGGCAATCCCTGGTTCACCCCGTACGACAGGTACGCCTCGGGCGGGCTGGATCGCGCCCGGGAACTGTTGCAGGAGGCCGGCGCCCAGCCTGGCGAGCTCGACATGCTGGTCACCACCGAGTATCCGGAGACGGTGACGGCGGCCCAGATCATCGCCGACAACCTGGCGCCGCTGGGCATCACGGTGAGCATCCGCACCGTGGACTTCGCGACCTGGCTCGACGAACAGAACTCCGGGAACTTCGACATGCTGATGATGGGCTGGCTGGGCAACATCGACCCGGACGACTTCTACTACGCCCAGCATCACACCGACGGTCCCAACAACGCGCAGAAGTTCTCCGACCCGGAGGTCGACCGCCTGCTCAACGCCGGCCGCGTGGAGACCGACGAGACCGCCCGAAAGGGCGTCTACGCCGACGCCGCCACGCGGATCGCCGACGAGGTCAGCTACATCTACCTGTATAACCCGTCGGTGATTCAGGCCTGGAACCCTGCCCTGTCCGGGTACGACGCCCGCCGCGACGGCGCGGTGCGGTTCCGCACGGCGACGCTCGACGCGGACGGGGGTGTCTGA
- a CDS encoding ABC transporter permease yields MILRFVARRLLYSAVVLFGVLIVVFALVHLVPGDPVRIALGTRYTPEAYEALRAASGLDRPLVAQFFGYIGSALTGDLGVSFRNGDPVTVTLLERLPATLSLGIVGILIALVIALPAGIYAALREGKLSDALVRVSSQFGVSIPDFWMAILLIALFSTVLGWLPTSGYRPLFEDPAGWLRHIILPGLTVGVVAAAIMTRYVRSAVLEVAAMGYVRTARSKGLPPRVVTFRHTVRNALVPILTITGIQLATLLGGVIVVEVVFAWPGLGRLVFNAVAARDYPLIQGAVLLIAALFLAINLLVDVLYAVVDPRIRLG; encoded by the coding sequence ATGATCCTCCGGTTCGTCGCGCGCCGGCTGCTGTACTCGGCGGTGGTGCTGTTCGGTGTCCTCATCGTGGTCTTCGCGCTCGTGCACCTGGTGCCCGGCGATCCGGTGCGCATCGCGCTGGGCACCCGCTACACGCCCGAGGCCTACGAGGCGCTGCGGGCAGCCAGCGGCCTGGACCGCCCGCTCGTGGCGCAGTTCTTCGGCTACATCGGCTCCGCGCTGACCGGCGATCTGGGCGTCAGCTTCCGCAACGGCGACCCCGTGACCGTCACGCTGCTGGAACGGCTGCCCGCGACGCTGTCGCTGGGAATCGTCGGCATCCTGATCGCACTGGTGATCGCGCTGCCCGCCGGCATCTACGCCGCACTGCGGGAGGGCAAGCTCAGCGACGCACTGGTCCGCGTCAGCAGCCAGTTCGGGGTGTCGATCCCGGACTTCTGGATGGCCATCCTGCTGATCGCACTGTTCTCCACGGTGCTGGGCTGGCTACCGACCTCCGGTTACCGGCCGCTGTTCGAGGACCCGGCAGGTTGGCTGCGGCACATCATCCTGCCCGGCCTGACGGTCGGCGTCGTCGCCGCGGCGATCATGACCCGCTATGTGCGCTCGGCGGTGCTGGAGGTCGCCGCAATGGGTTACGTGCGCACCGCCCGCTCCAAGGGGCTGCCCCCGCGCGTCGTCACGTTCCGGCACACGGTGCGCAACGCGCTGGTGCCGATCCTGACCATCACCGGCATCCAGTTGGCCACGCTGCTCGGCGGCGTGATCGTCGTCGAGGTGGTGTTCGCCTGGCCGGGCCTGGGCCGCTTGGTGTTCAACGCGGTGGCGGCCCGCGACTACCCGCTGATCCAGGGCGCCGTGCTGCTCATCGCCGCGCTGTTCCTGGCGATCAACCTTCTCGTCGACGTGCTCTACGCCGTCGTGGACCCGAGGATCCGACTGGGATGA
- a CDS encoding ABC transporter permease — MTTTEPESTRIASWRLLARNPVTLISALVLVIVAVVAVTADWIAPYGINDVNVPNALAAPSGSHWFGTDELGRDVLSRVLVAVQASMRIAVISVALAAVVGVAVGVVAGYRGGWLDTVLMRVVDVMFAFPVLLLALAVVAILGPGVTTTILAIGIVYTPIFARVARASTLGVRTEPYVSASRALGTGDLFILRRHILPNIAGPLIVQTSLSLAFAILSEAALSFLGLGIQPPQPSLGRMIFDSQGFVTMAWWMAVFPGAAIFLIVLAFNLFGDGLRDVLDPKQRTTVEARRRER, encoded by the coding sequence ATGACGACCACCGAGCCGGAGAGCACCCGCATCGCGTCGTGGCGGCTGCTCGCACGCAACCCGGTCACCCTGATCAGCGCGCTGGTGCTGGTGATCGTCGCGGTGGTGGCGGTGACGGCGGACTGGATCGCCCCGTACGGCATCAACGACGTCAACGTGCCCAATGCGCTTGCCGCACCGAGTGGTTCGCACTGGTTCGGCACCGATGAGCTGGGCCGTGACGTGCTGTCGCGGGTGCTGGTCGCGGTCCAGGCGTCGATGCGGATCGCGGTGATCAGCGTGGCGCTGGCCGCGGTGGTCGGCGTCGCGGTCGGGGTGGTCGCCGGATACCGCGGCGGCTGGCTGGACACGGTGCTGATGCGGGTGGTGGACGTGATGTTCGCCTTCCCGGTGCTGCTGCTGGCGCTCGCGGTGGTCGCGATCCTCGGCCCGGGCGTGACCACCACGATCCTGGCGATCGGGATCGTCTACACGCCGATCTTCGCGCGGGTGGCACGAGCCAGCACCCTGGGTGTGCGCACTGAACCGTACGTGTCGGCCTCGCGCGCGCTGGGCACCGGCGACCTGTTCATCCTGCGCCGGCACATCCTGCCCAACATCGCGGGTCCGCTGATCGTTCAGACGTCGCTGTCGCTGGCGTTCGCGATCCTGTCCGAGGCTGCGTTGTCGTTCCTGGGCCTGGGAATCCAGCCGCCGCAGCCTTCGCTGGGCCGGATGATCTTCGACTCCCAGGGTTTCGTCACGATGGCGTGGTGGATGGCGGTGTTCCCGGGTGCGGCGATCTTCCTGATCGTGCTGGCGTTCAACCTGTTCGGTGACGGGTTGCGCGACGTGCTGGATCCCAAGCAGCGCACGACGGTCGAGGCACGGAGGAGGGAGCGATGA